A window of Tachyglossus aculeatus isolate mTacAcu1 chromosome 21, mTacAcu1.pri, whole genome shotgun sequence genomic DNA:
cagtgctttgcacatagtaagcgcttaataaatgccatcatcattattattattctctgggcctcagttacctcatctctaaaatggggatgaagactatgccccatgtgggacaacctgatcaccttgtaacctccccagcgcttagaacagtgctttgcacatagtaagcgcttaataaatgccatcatcattattattattattattctctgggcctcagttacctcatctctaaaatggggatgaagactatgccccatgtgggacaacctgatcaccttgtaacctccccagcgcttagaacagtgctttgcacatagtaagcgcttaataaatgctattattattattattattattattattattatctgggcctcagtgacctcatctgtaaaatggggatgaagactgtgggccccccgggggacaacctgatcaccttgtaacctccccagcgcttagaacggcgctttgcccatagtaagcgcttaataaatgccatcattattaccattatcatcattaacaaaataaatagaatagtaaatatgtacaagtaaaacagagtgataaatctgtacaaacatctatacaggtgccgtggggaggggaaggaggagagtgtCAATGAAAGCACCACCTAGAAAcagggtccagcgcttagaacaagccCATAGctagcgcttcacaagtaccatcatcatcatcaatcatcatcatcatctctttgGGATGGGGGCGGTGCCtccccctgcccggccccggcccctctataaggccgaggcccagaggaggaggcccagaggcCCAGCCGGAGGCCCAGAGGCCAGGACATGAGCCCAAATGCCCCGCGTTGGGCCACGGAGGTCCGGGCGgtgggttggatgcagccccccCAGAAGGGGAAGGtaggggccggggggatggagggggggcacgGGCCAGTCACTGGGGGAGACGCctctcagcccccacccccttctcccccatcccacagACCCGCTACATGCTGTCCGTGCTCTGGTCCGACGGCACCCACGGGCTCATCTTCCGGACCTTCGCCCAGTTCAAGGAACTCCacgtgagcccccaccccctccccctgccccagatcTGCTCCCctaaacctccctccctcccatattcttccatccctccctctcccaactccccttatcctccccctcccatatactcccatccctccctctcccccaactcccctcatcctccctctgtcccatatACTCCCAACCCTCCCTGTCTCAACTCCCCTCATCCTCCCGCTCTCCCATatactcccatccctccctctcccaactcccctcatcctccccctcccatatactcccatccctccctctccccctactccctccacttcccccatcctctctcccccatattctcccatccctccctgtcccccaactcccctcatcctccctctcccccatccctctctcccccaactcccctcatcctccctctcccttatactcccatccctccctcttcccctcctctcccaactccccccactctcccatccctccttctccctactccccccatccaccctcttcctcgcccccctctctgatcccctgcccctctcctgctgGACCCCCGCCCCACCGCTGGCACTGCCCACCTGGGTGCCCAGCCAGCACTGCCCGCCCCGCCTTGCCCACAGAAGGTGCTGAAGAAGACGTTCCCCTTGGAAGCGGGGTTGCTGCGGAAGTCAGACCGGGTCCTCCCCAAGCTCAAAGGTCAGGTCTGCCCAGAGACGGGGAGGGGGCTCTCAGGGCCTGGTCTGGGgcctccactcccaccccagtGCCACCCCAAGCCACGCATGTTGGGGGCTGTGCAAGGGTGCACCTGTGTGTGGCATGGGGGTGTGCGTGCTTTGTGGGGGGCCGATGCTGGGTGGTCAGGGGCCAGCTGGGGGGCCTCTAAAGGCCCCTCTCcctaaccctcttttcctctctttccggTCGCACTGCAGACGCGaccctgatccccaggcccggctGGCGGGTCGGGGGTCGGGTCAGGGGCCTGGGCCGAGCGTCCACCCGGCTCCGGCTGCTGGAGGCCTATTCCGGGCAACTGCTGCGGGCGGGGGGCAAGGTGGCCCGAGCCCAGGCCGTGCTGGCCTTCTTCTCAGCGCAGTCCCAGGACCTGGCACCCAGGCTCCCCGACGGAAGGTCAGGCCCACCCAGCCGCCCCCCGGGGCTCAGGGGTCAGACCtgggggttataataataatcataatcacaatgatggcatttattaagcgcttactatgtgcaaatcactgttcgaagcgctggggaggtaacaaggtaatcaggttgtcccacggggggctctcagtcttaatccccattttacagatgaggtaactggggcccagagaagtgaagtgacttgcccaaagtcacccagctgacaattggcggagccgggatttgaacccatgacctccgactccaaagtccgggctttttccacggagccacgctgcttctctagatctttAAGCAtcggcccctcctcacccacctgccaTGAAGCCCCCTGTGCTGAGTCTTGGGCCCTTGGCGGGCAAGCGAAGTGGGCAGCGCTGAGGGAAACTGCCTAGGGGCCAGCAGATGCGTGGGCATCACCCTCTCCTCGTCCCCCCGCTTCCCTCACCGTGGACCCCCGGGAGCCCTTCCCACCCCTGTCCCTCTCGGGAAACTGGGGTCGGCGGCGGTCGAGCTGGCAGGCCGGAGGGcatcacctctcccccctccctgcagCGTGGTGATGCTGCCCGCCTCTCAGGCGGGCCCAGAGGGCGGGGGTCCGCGCAGCCCCCCCAGCCTCACCATCCAGAGGGCCACAAAGCGGTCCTGTCGCTGCCTGGAGGCCTTCCGGACTCGCGACATCGCCGACCGCCCTTTTCGCACCTCCCGTGCCCAGCGGCTGCACGTGCTCGCCACAGCATCCTCCGGTGGGCAGCTCGCCGGGGGCACCCTGGGGTCCCAGGACCACTAACCCTCACTCTCCCGCCCGGCTCGGCCACAGCTGGGGTGGCCTGTGggtcactctctcttccttcaaggccctactgagcgctcacctcctccaggaggccttcccagactgagccccttccttcctctccccctcgtccccctctccatcccccccatcttacctccttcccttccccacagcacctgtatatatgtctgtacatatttattactctatttattttacttgtacatatctattccatttattttattttgtctagactgtgaacccactgttgggtagggaatgtctctatatgctgccaacttgtacttcccaagcgcttagtccagtgctctgcacacagtaagtgctcaataaatacgatcgattgattgattgagggctcatCCGAGCGGGAGgtgactttgagcccgctgttgggtagggacggtctctatagcTCTCtatatatcagcgcttagaacagtgctttgcacatagtaagcgcttaataaatgccattattattattatatgttgccaacttgtacttcccaagcgcttagtccagtgctctgcacacagtaagcgctcaataaatacgattgaatgaatgaatgaggttgggttagagagaagcagcagggctgagTGAacggaccccgggcctgggagtcaggaggacctgggttcgaattccggctccgccacgtctgctgggtgaccttgggcgagtcacgtctctgggcctcagttaccgtatctgtaaaagggggattgagactgtgagccccattcattcaatcaaatgtattgagcacatactgtaataataataataatggcatttattaagcgcttactatgtgcaaagcactggggaggttacaaagtgatcaggttatcccatgtggggctcactctttacccccattttacagatgaggtaacaggcacagagaagtgacttgcccaaagtcacacagctgacaatcggcggagctgaatttgaacccacgaccttggactcccaaacccgggctccttccactgagccacgactgtgtgcagaacactgtactaagcgcttgggaaaatacaattcagcaataaagagtgacaatccatgcccaaagcaggacaggaactgtgtccaacctgattaactatctacctcagtgcttggcacatactaagcgcttaataagtaccattcattcagtcattcaaatttatcgagcacttgctgcgtgcaatgcactgcacgcttgggagaggacaatataagagcCTAACAgacacatctatttattttgtttttttgttgcctgtttccccccgctagactgtgagcccgctgttgggtaggggccgtctctatatgttgccgacttgtagttcccaagcgctcagtacagtgctctgcacatagtaagtgctccatcaatacgatttgAGTGTATTaacgaatgaattccctgcccagggTGAGCTTAATGCGGGTCGGGGGCTTCAGGCAGCGGGTCCTGGGTATCGCCCCCGGCCCACGCCGagtgccaccctgcccctgccccgcagGTTGGTGGCTGGTGGAGAATGAGGAAGAACAGATTGCCTGGTTCCCGGCCCCCTACCTGGAGATGGCTCCGTCCCTTCCGGAGAGGGCTGCCCCCCACCCAACGCCCCCTGGTAGGACCCTCTGGCTTCCCTCCCGGTTTTCCCACCTAGCAGTGCCCCTTCCCCGGTCCGGCCCCCGCTGGCACAGCCCAGCCGGCCAGCTCTGCCCTCCCCGACCGGCAGGCCCGCAGCGTTACTACACGGGCGCGGCGCACGCGGCCCGGAGTGAGGACGAGCTGTCCGTGCTGGCCGGGGTGACGCTGGACGTGCTGGAGGCGCCCGACAGCGGCTGGTGGCACTGCAGGTCAGTCCGGCCCCGGGCTCCCGCGGGTCTGGGGGTGCGCGGCCTAGAGAGGGGGACCCCGCCCCATCCCGcggctctctcccccgccccttcaGGTACCGGGGCCGCAGCGGCCTCCTGCCCTCCGCCTGCCTCCGGGCCTACCACCCGCCGCCGCCCGGACCACTGCAGGCCCTGCTGGGCCTCCTGCTTGCGGCGCCCAGCGCCCGGCCGCCTGTCGCCCTGGGCTCCCGCTCTCCGGAGGGCCATCCCGTGGAGCCGCCCATCCCGTCCCGGAGGTCCGGGGCCGGGCCGGAGACCCTCACCACGGTCCCGGCCGTGCCCGGCCGACCCACACGCTCTGAGATCCTGCAGCGGTGCAGTACGGTGACCCGATGCCGGGCGCTGGGCCCAAGCTGGCCCCTCCCAGGTCGACCTGCCGACCGCCCCCAACCCTAGCTCTGGTTCCTGAGGGGCGACTGGGAGCCACGGCGGGGCTGGGCTGGATGGCGGAGGGGCCCTTCTCTTCCTGAGCCCAGCCTGGCACTCTGGAACAGGCTGGCTCCCAAGGCGGGGGGCCCGGTGGGGCCAGTGGTAGCCACCCCATGCCTCAGCCCGGGCTCCGAGTTGGCACGGCTTGGCCAGCTGGCAGAATCGGGCAAAGCCAGCTCGCCCAGACCCAGGCGAGCTCTGCCCGGCCCGCTGCCCGCCCCGGGACCCCAGCCTGTTGGACGTGTGACCGGCTGTCCTAGGCTCTGGGAAAGGGGGCCGGGCGGGGAAGCCGTCACCCTCATTTCATAAATAAACATCTCTTTATCCAGTTCGTTCTGTTACAAAAGTCGGGGGGAAAAGTGAGTCCGTGGGCGTCGCAAAGTAGCGGGTTCAGAGAAGCCGGCTGGCAGAGGAGGGCGAGTCCGCGGGTGCCACAGGGCAGGGGGATCAGAGGGGCTCGTCGGTCACGGCGGGCCCGGACGCCAACCGCATGCTCTGCCACATGAAATCCACAAACATAGCAGCCTGGAGGAGGCGGCCCAGGCGCTGGAAGTGCCggtctggagagggggaggggcccGTCAGGCTCATGGAGGGGGGGTGGCCACCCACCTGGCATAGCCCCCCTCCCCTACTCcaggtctcctccctccccggctcTCCGTGCGcgccgtccccccgcccccggggccgaGCCCACCCCGTCCCCGAAGGCCCTCCCGGGGGGCGGCGGGCACGCACCGGTGTAGGGCAGGAGGGCCTCGACGGCGGGCCGGATGCCCTGGTACTGCAGCAGCCGGTCCGGGGACTCGTGCCGCAGGAGGACGCCGAGCACGGCCTGGGCCACGTGGCAGTTCCGGGAGTTGGTGTTCCAGGTGACGGCGAAGCTCAGCACGGCCTCTAGACGGAGGTGGGCGGGGGCCGGGGtgagcccggcccccgccccccgcccacctccccccGTTTCCCGGGCCGGACCCTAACCTTTCTGGTCCTGCCGCAGCCGCATGATGTTCTTCTCCAGCTTCTCCTGGCCGTCGGCGTCCCGCAGGATGGCTGTGGGGACGCGGGACGGGTTGGGGTCGGGGCCCTCTGACGGGGACACCCggacgggggggacggggactatCTGTGGGCGGCGGAGCGGTCCGTCCTGTCACTCACCGGTCACCACAGTCAGCACGGTGTGGGGTCGGTCCAGGGAGATGGCCAGGCCCAGGGCCTGCAGGTACCGTTTCTCGTGGAGCAGGTTGGACAGTTCTTGCTGCCTGCGACGGACCaaccggggagggggcggccccagGTCAGCCCGAGGTCCGGGGGACGCCCGGATCCAGcccagggagaggggggacaggATGGACGGAGGGCGGCCCACCCCTCACTCACTTCAaaatctcttcctcctgcttcgccTGTTTCTCCGCCAGCTCCACCTCCGTCACGTCCTGCGGGAAGACCCCCGCGGCCCCCAGCCCGGGTCAGCCCCCGCCGCCGTCCGGCCGCCGGTCCGGCGGGCTCAGAGGAAACCCACGCCCCCGTGCCcggcccgcccacccacccgccctcGAGCCGCGGGCGTCGCCGGCCGCAGTCAGCGCCCGGCCGTCCAGCCTGGCCCCGCTGCCAGGCGCGAGCCTGCCCGCCGGCCCCGCCACGTACCTCCCAGAGCACGACGCAAGCGTCGCCGGCCCCGCTGAGGGCCCAGTTGTCCTTCCGGTTGCAATGCAGCCCCCACACCTTGTCCTGGTGGGCGTCCAGGGTCAGCACGCACTCGTCGGTCTTGATGGTCCACAGCTTCAGCAGCCCGTCCGACccgctgaagaggaggaggaggaggaggaggagggtctcgCTTCCCGCTCCCGCCACCGGTCCCCGCCCGCCGCCACCGCCCCGTACCTGGAGAGCAGCTGGGTCCCTCGGCTCACAAACGTCACCTTCAGCACGGACGCGTCGTGGCCCTCGAACGTCTGTGGGGCggcaggggcgggggggtccGGACCCCCGTCACGGGAGCCGAGGCCGggcgccccccgcccagccccccgGGGGGGGCCGCCCCCGCCCTCACCTTCAGGCAGGCCAGGTCCTGCAGCGCCCAGAGCTTGACGCAGCTGTCGGCCGAGGCGGTGGCCAGCACCTGGTCCATGGGGGAGAACTGGACGCACCAGATGCCGCGCCGGTGGCCGGAGAGCACCCCCAGCAGGGTGAGGTCCGGCAGCGTCCACAGCTTGGCCAGGTGGTCCTGGGACCCCGTGGCCAGCAGCTTGTCGTTCGGGGACACGGCCACGCTGTTGATGTCCTGGAGGGGACGGGTCGCGGGGTCGGCATCCTCCTCCGCCCACCCCCGGGGTCAGAggccgcccgcccccgccccccggaccgACCTTGTCGTGGGCCCGCTGGGTGGCCCGGGCCTGCAGGGAGAGGAAGCCGGACCCCGAGCCCGCGCCGGAGATCTTGGGGAGGGGCCACAGCTTCACCGTGCAGTCCTGGCTGCCGGTCACCACGAAGCTCTCCTGCATCCTGGGCGCCGGCCACCGGCAACGGGAAGAAAGCGTCCCGGCTCAGGCTCCGGAACCGCCCGCCCGGCCTCCGCGGCCCCGGCTGACCCTCTGCCCCGCGGGTACCTGGAGCAGCAGACGGTGCCCACGCCGTGGGTGTGTCCGGTGCCAACCGCCACGCAGCTGACCGCTCCTGCCTTGCCCAACTTCCACAACCGCACGCTGCGGTCCTGCAACGGACCATTCGTTCAGCGCGGCGGATGTGCCGGGCGCTTACCGCGTGCTGGGCGCTGTACTAAAAGCTCGGGAGCGTACAACGGAACGACACGCAGACGCGTTCCCAGAGACCACCCGTGGGCACCGAGGGACCCCCCTTCCCCAACGCCGGGACCCACCgaccccgccctcctcccccaccggCGGCCCCGGGGGGCCACCCTAACCCCCTTGACCTTGCCACAGCTGGCGAAGAGTCGTCCCTTCCGAAAGACCTCCAGAGCTAGGACCGTGTCTGCCGGGGACGACGGGAGAGGGTGAGAGGTGCCCCCAGCCCCCGACGACCCTCACACCGCGACCCCTCCGCCATCCCTGCTGCTCGAGGGACGGCGGCCAGACATCAGGAAGAACGGCCCCCACCAAGTGAGGAGAGGcgcggcgtggcctaatggttagagccaggCCTAAGAGTttcaggccgtgggttctaatcctgctccactgcgggtttgctgtgtgacttcacttcactctgtgccttagttacctcatctagaaaacggggaTTGCAACtacgaaccccatatgggacaggggactgcgtccagccagattagcttgtgtctaccccagtgcttttttccTTAAAagtcatctattgagcgcttaccgtgttagcagacactgtattaagcgctggggtaaacacaagctaatcaggagatAAGAAGAAtgacaacggtgcttggcacatcatcatcatcatcaatcgtatttattgagcgcttactatgtgcagagcactgtactaagcgcttgggaagtacaaattggcaacatatagagacagtccctacccaacagtgggctcgcagtctaaaagatagtaagtgcttaacgaacctggctcagtggaaagagcccgggctttggagtcagaggtcatgggttcaaatcccgactccgccacttgtcagctgcgtgaccttgggcaagtcacttaacttctctgtgcctcagtgacctcatctgtcaaatggggattaagactgcgagccccaccgtgggacaacctgatcaccttgtaatctccccagcgcttagaacagtgctttgcacatagtaagcgcttaataaacgtcatcattattattactattgttaaattTCCACCCAGGCTGCccaaggcagagagaggaaaggagcagAATGGCCTACTGGGTAatgcagactgggagtcagaggatgtgggttctaatcctgcctacgccacacgtcttctgtgtgaccttgggcacgtcacttaagttctccgggcctcagttccctcatctggagagtgctctgcacacagtaaaccctcaagaaATAAGaccgaatgaatctgtaaaatggggatgaagaccacgtgggacaggggctgtgtccgacccgattatcgtgcatctaccccagcgctcagaacagtgcctgacaattgtaagtacttcacaaatgccattattgttgcttttgctatcattattactatctctgTCTGCGCTGGCcaaggcagaggaagggaaggaacgaCCCTGCCACAGAACCGTCTGGTGGCCGGgaagagccggggtggggggtgagcatcgtggggagagggggtggtcgGCGGGCCCTCACCGGCGTGGCCGTAGAGGATCTGGCAGGCGGAGGTGGCCAGCTCGAACACCTTGAGCTGGGGGCTGTTGGTGGCCACGACGATATGCGAGTCGTCGGGTCCCAGGAAGCGCACATCCAGCACCTCGTCGTTGTGCCCTGCGAACTGACGGACGGGGCCCGGGGGCCTCAGGCCGCTGCCCCCCCGGGTGgcagccccccggcccgcccgcccgcccgcccgccgcccgcccgctACCTGCTTCTGCAGCCGCAGGGTCGGGGCGTCGTACAGCAGGATGTTGTGCTCGGCGGTGACCGCGGCCACCAGGCCGGCGGCCGGCACCAGGGCGCACTGGGTCAGGCTGCGGCCGGCCTCCGCCTCGCCCCCGCCGTCGTCGGCGGGGAGCCCCGGGCCCCGCTCCTGGCGGTGCACGCATGCTCCCGATGACGCCGCCCACACGCGCAACAGTCCTGCGGGGAAGGGCTGGGGGTCACCCACGGGGCAGAAGCGGGGAGCCGGAGGCCCCCCCAGCCCGGAGGTCCCGTCTCCGCCGCGCGCTTACCGCGACTGCCGGCGGTGAGGAAGTGGAGCCCCCGGTTCTTCACACCCAGGGCCGAGAAGTCAGGCCCTTCCGGCAGCAGCACCGCCGTCTCCACGCTCTGCGGGGCGAGAGACCGGCCCGCCCCGGGCTGGTCAGCCCCTCGGGGCCCCCTctgcccgcccccggccctccccacttccccgggCCCACCTCAAACACCGGGATGGTCCGCTCGGTCTGCCTCGTCTTCAGGTTCCACACGGTGCAGATCTTGTCCCGCCCGGAGCTGGGGGGGAGGTTGGCCCGGGTCAGGTCCCTCCGGGCCCCCCGGCTGACCCGAGCAACGCGGCCCTCGCCACCCGGAACGGCCCCCGGACCTGATCATCGTATCCCCGTCGGGCCCGAAGGCCAGCGAGGTGACCGCGCTGTAGTGGCCCTCCAGGACGGCCACGCAGGTGGCCGAGCGCAGGTCCCACAGGCGGATCTTGTAGTCCATGGCCGAGGAGAAGAGCTGCAGCCGCGAGATGTCCGGGTGGAAGGCGACCAGGCTGGGGGCGGACGGACGGAGGCGCGGGCCGGAGGTCAGCCCCGGGGACCtcggcccggccccctccctccccgcgggCCCACTTACTGCACGACGCCCGGGGAGCCGCAGAGGTTGTGCGTCCCGTGCTGCCTCACCACGTCCCACAGCTTGACGGAGCCGTCGCAGCctcctgggggcggggagggggtcagcccgggcccgggggccgccccgccgggcc
This region includes:
- the TBL3 gene encoding transducin beta-like protein 3; protein product: MAADGAPPARGLFKTNYAVSRKIEPFFKGGKIQISSDGRHMFCVCGSKLNVVDVATGAVEQRLEQEDQEDITAFVLSPDDEVLVTGSRALLLTQWAWRQAQRTRTWRAVHSAPVASMAFDPTTTLLATGGCDGSVKLWDVVRQHGTHNLCGSPGVVHLVAFHPDISRLQLFSSAMDYKIRLWDLRSATCVAVLEGHYSAVTSLAFGPDGDTMISSGRDKICTVWNLKTRQTERTIPVFESVETAVLLPEGPDFSALGVKNRGLHFLTAGSRGLLRVWAASSGACVHRQERGPGLPADDGGGEAEAGRSLTQCALVPAAGLVAAVTAEHNILLYDAPTLRLQKQFAGHNDEVLDVRFLGPDDSHIVVATNSPQLKVFELATSACQILYGHADTVLALEVFRKGRLFASCGKDRSVRLWKLGKAGAVSCVAVGTGHTHGVGTVCCSRMQESFVVTGSQDCTVKLWPLPKISGAGSGSGFLSLQARATQRAHDKDINSVAVSPNDKLLATGSQDHLAKLWTLPDLTLLGVLSGHRRGIWCVQFSPMDQVLATASADSCVKLWALQDLACLKTFEGHDASVLKVTFVSRGTQLLSSGSDGLLKLWTIKTDECVLTLDAHQDKVWGLHCNRKDNWALSGAGDACVVLWEDVTEVELAEKQAKQEEEILKQQELSNLLHEKRYLQALGLAISLDRPHTVLTVVTAILRDADGQEKLEKNIMRLRQDQKEAVLSFAVTWNTNSRNCHVAQAVLGVLLRHESPDRLLQYQGIRPAVEALLPYTDRHFQRLGRLLQAAMFVDFMWQSMRLASGPAVTDEPL
- the NOXO1 gene encoding LOW QUALITY PROTEIN: NADPH oxidase organizer 1 (The sequence of the model RefSeq protein was modified relative to this genomic sequence to represent the inferred CDS: inserted 2 bases in 1 codon; deleted 2 bases in 1 codon) → MSPNAPRWATEVRAVGWMQPPQKGKTRYMLSVLWSDGTHGLIFRTFAQFKELHKVLKKTFPLEAGLLRKSDRVLPKLKDATLIPRPGWRVGGRVRGLGRASTRLRLLEAYSGQLLRAGGKVARAQAVLAFFSAQSQDLAPRLPDGSVVMLPASQAGPEGGGPRSPPSLTIQRATKRSCRCLEAFRTRDIADRPFRTSRAQRLHVLATASSGWWLVENEEEQIAWFPAPYLEMAPSLPERAAPHPTPPGPQRYYTGAAHAARSEDELSVLAGVTLDVLEAPDSGWWHCRYRGRSGLLPSACLRAYHPPPPGPLQALLGLLLAAPSARPPVALGSRSPEGHPVEPPIPSRRSGAGPETLTTVPAVPGRPTRSEILQRCYGDPMPGAGPKLAPPRSTCRPPPTLALVPEGRLGXPRRGWAGWRRGPSLPEPSLALWNRLAPKAGGPVGPVVATPCLSPGSELARLGQLAESGKASSPRPRRALPGPLPAPGPQPVGRVTGCPRLWERGPGGEAVTLIS